GATGAAGAAAGCGCGCTGGATATATTGGAAATTCTGCTTCGCGAGATCGGCGGCGTCACGGTTGCCGGGAGATTTACAAACCCGCTTCAGGCGCTGGATTCGCTGGAGGAGCTCCAGGTGGACGCCGTGTTTTTGGATATCCAGATGCCCGGCATATTGGGGGTGGAGGCGGCGAGACGGATCAAGGCGAACAAGCCGCAAACCCAGATCGTGTTTACGACGGCTTACTCCGAGTACGCGGTGGAAGCGTTCGAGATACGCTCCGAAGATTATTTGTTAAAGCCGTTTACGAAAGAGAGGCTGCGGAATACCGTTTCGCGTCTCGTGAAGGTTGCTCCAGGCGATGTTTCGGAGAAAAATGGTACATACGTGCGATTTCTGGGCGGGTTCGAGATCCAAACGGCAAACGGCCTGCTCCCGTGGAAAACGAACAAGGAAAAGGAGCTTTGCGCGTTTCTGCTCCATCACGGCGGCAGCCGTATCGACGCGGCCACCATTATCGAATCGATTTGGCCGGAGTCCGAGCTGAGCAAAGCGAGAACGTATTTGTATACCTGCATCTCTTATTTGCGGAAAACTTTTCAGATGAGCGGAGTTCAGGCGGTGGTGGACAAAATCGGCCGAGGGTACGTGATTGAAATGAACGCCATCGAAAGCGATGTGACGGAATTTTCGGCCATTATGGAGAAGGCGGCAGCGGGGGGAAATCCGGACGAGCGGCTTTATGAGAAGCTGAACGCTCTGCACCGCGGCGAATATTTGGAAGGCTGCGATTTCGGCTGGGCGCTGTGGAAGCGGGAGGAGCTGAAAGCGAAATATATCGAAACGTTGAGAACGATGCACAAGCATTTTATGCGAAACGGAAATGTTCCCCAGGCGACCGACAGCTTGCAGCGCATACTGGCGCTTTCGCCCGATTCCGAGAAGGACGGCCGGGAGCTGATCCGGCTGTATGCAAGCACGGACCAACGCAACGAAGCTTTGAAGGTATTCCGCCAGCTGGACCACGCCGTACGGGTAAATCTCGGCGTGGAGCTCGAAGAAGAAACGGTCCGGTTGTACAAGGATATTTCCTTGACCGGTTGAGGAGAACGTCATGCGAAAAAAATTGGCGGCTGCGGCCGTAACTCTCATCATTTTAGCGGCTACATACGGCTTCTTGTTTCAAACGATCCTGTCACATGAACGAAAGGCGCCCGTTGCCGCAGGCGGTCTTTTGGACCTGAGCGGCTGGAGCTTCGGTGAAGACGGCGTCGTTCCATTGGACGGGGAATGGGAGTTTTACCCGGGACAATTGGTCGATCATAATCAAGTGCAATCCGCTTCCGGCGGCCGCGGCGCTCTGCCGTCGTCGCTGATCAACGTGCCCGGTTCATGGGCGTCGCAGATGGATACGCTTGGCATGGCCACATACCGGCTGCAGATCCGTATCGATGACGCGAGCCGCATCTATGGAATCAAGACGTTGTCCATCCAAATGTCCAACCGCATCATCGTCAACGGCGTTGTCGTCGGTTCCAGCGGAACCCCGGCGGGAAAGCAACTGTACGAAGCAAGCAACAAGCCGTATGTAAGTTACTTTACGTTGCAGCCGGGCTGGAACGAGCTGGTCGTGCAGGTGGCCAATTACAATTTTCAAGCCAGCAGCGGCATTATGAATTCGATTTTCTTCGGCGACTCTTCCCATATTTCCGGCTTGCGCGATAACGCGATCGCCCACGATCTCGTATCCATCTGCTGTTTTTTGATTATGGGACTGTATTTTATCGGCTTGTACAGCCAGCGAAAAAGAGACTATTCACTCCTCGCATTCGGCCTGTTATGCGTATTTATCGCGATGTTTCTGTCAACGCGCGGCGAAAGATTGCTGCTGTTCTTGTTCAACTCCATCCCGTATTGGCTTTATATCCGTATTCAGATCGTTTCCGTTTACGCCGGAGGCATGGCGCTTTTGCTGTATGTGTACACGGCCTTTCGGGCATTTTGCTCCAAGCGGTTCATTTATGCGGGAATTGTTTGGGGGCTGATCATGATCGTGTGCGGGCTGGAGTTCGCCGAAACGGCATATAAACAAACGCTGCTGATGGTGACGACGGCTTACGGCACCTATCCGTTTTTGTATGCGATGTATGTGTTCGTGCTGGCGGCGTTTCACCGCGCGGAAGGCAGCTTGTATTTGGTAGCGGCCGCGGTAGCCTTGAATCATTACGTAATGGTACAAAACTTGAACATTTACAGCAATTTGCCCTTGCATTCCGTCGTTCCTTTCGAGGTGTTCCTGTTTCTGCTGATGCTCGCCTTGATGATGTCGCTTCGGTTCTCCAACGCGTTTAAAAAGATCGAGCAGCTGTCCGTCCAACTGCTGAATGCGGATAAACTCAAGGACGATTTTCTCTCCCGCACGTCGCATGAATTTAAAACGCCGCTTGCCGGCGTCATTACCATTTCGCAGTCGATGATTGAGGACCGGCGCCATCCGCTGCCGAAGGAGCAGCAGGAGAAGATGGAGCTTGTCGTCAGCATCAGCAAAAAGCTATCCCAGCTTGTGCTCGACATCCTCGATTTGTCCAAGCTGAAGCAAGGCGACATGACCGTGCGGCCTGTGCCGGTCGATGTGCGCTCGACGGTCGACATCGTTTTGCGGATTTTTTCATTTATGACGATGGGCAAAAATGTGCGCTTGATCAACAACGTTCCGGTAAACTTGCCGAAAATATGGGCGGACGAAAACCGCTTCCGGCAAATACTCAATAATTTGATCGATAACGCGGTCAAATATACCGAATACGGAACCATTGAAGTATCGGCGCGGGCCGCCGGGGCGAGGATTGAAATTGCCGTTAAAGATACGGGGAAAGGGATTGCCCGGCACGATCTTGAACGAATCTTCGAGCCGTTCCAAACGTTTGAAGATTCCGCGGGCCAAAGCTTCGGACTCGGACTGTCCATCGTCAAACAGCTGGTCGAGCTGCAAAACGGCACGATCACGGTTTCGTCTGCGGAGGGCGAAGGGACAGTGTTTACGTTCAGCCTCCCATCCTCCGGAGAAGAAGGCGGTGCAGGGACGAACACGCCTGTCTATGACGAAGAGAAGCAGGATCCGGATTATTCGTTCGACACCCCCTTTTATGCGGAAAATGGCGGAAAACATACGATTCTGATTGCGGACGATCATTTTTCGAACCTGAAAATATTAATCGACGAACTGAAGCCGCTTGGCTGCAATGTCATTGCCGTCAAAAACGGCTTCGAAGCCGTGGAGCAAATCAATAGGCCGAATGCGGTCGACCTCGTGATATTGGATCTGATGATGCCCGGAATGACGGGGTATGAGGTGTGCCAGGAAATCCGCAAAAACTACAGTTTGCTGGAAATGCCGGTGCTGATGTTGACGACGGCGGTTCAGCCGCAGGATAAACTCGCCGCCTTCGAGGCGGGGGCCAACGATTTTTTGCCGAAGCCGTTCGATACGATGGAGCTGAAGGCGAGAATCAAAGGACTTCTGCTGATGAAGGATTCGCTCGAAAAGGCGATCGAATTGGAGGTGGCGTTTCTTCAATCGCAGATCAAGCCTCATTTTTTGTACAACGTGCTGAATACGATTGTTGCTTTAAGTTATACGGATGAGGAAAAATCCCGCAAGCTGACGACCGATCTAGCCGACTATTTGCGCGGCAGCTTCCGGTTCAGCAACGTCCAGAAGCGGACTACCTTCGCCCAGGAGCTGAATCTGATCCGCTCTTATGTAGAGATTGAACGGGCGAGGTTCAAGGACCGCCTGCGGATCGAATACGACATCGCCGACGCGATGCATGGAGTCATGATTCCTCCGCTGCTCCTTCAGCCGCTCGTCGAGAACGCCATCCGGCACGGGATACGAGGCAGGACCGAAGGGGGAACGGTAAAAATCACGGCTGCCCCAGCTGTGGGATGCTATATTTTTCAAATCGAAGACGACGGCGTCGGCATTGAGCCCGAACGGTTGGAGCAGCTGCTCGGCCGGAAGACCGGCGGCCCGCAGGGGGTCGGGCTAAAAAATATTATGAAGCGGCTCAAATACGAATATAACTCGGAGCTGAAGCTGGAGAGCACCCCGGGAGGCGGAACGGTAGTAACGGTATCGATTCCGGCCGAAGCGGAGAGGGCCCGTCTTATGCAGACGGTGTAGGCGGAGCTGGCGAGAGACGAGAAACGGCAATCTTTTCCCGGATGGCGGGAGAGAAGGTTGTCGTTTTTCTTATGAATCGAAAGACCTAAACTTTTTAAGGTTTTTTTAAGGTTTCGTATCGTATGATATTGAGGGCGAAATAAGACAAAACTGTAGAATTATAAAGTTTTTAAATAATTTTTAATTAAATTTGAAGTGAAATTACAGCCCTTGCAGTATACGATACAATAAGGCGAAACTATACTCTTTGGGCAGTTAAGATCAGGTATATATGTCTTTTGGCATATATTACGGTCCGTTTTTGTCGAAATTTGTTGAAAAATTTAATTATTAATAGGTCGGAGGGGAGGACTTTATGAGCTGAAGGTGGTTGCACGCGCTTCCCGACAGCAGAGTCGAACGGAAGCTTTAGAAAATGGAGCCAGGATTTTATAAGGAGGATCAAGTTTTTATGCTTAAAAGCAGGATAGCAAAAAAATGCATCTCTATAGCGTTAGCATTGATCATGATTTTCTCGTTGCTGCCCGGTTGGGCTGCGGATAAGGTGCAAGCCGCAGGCGGCGATCTTGAAGTGACTTTCGGAGCGGGCACGCGGATCGGTAACTTATCCTACGCGGCGGATAATGCTTTTATAAATTTCCATCAAAATGCGCCAGGTTTTACTCAAACAGAAACCGATAACGACGCGATCTACGGCTGGGCCGATGGCGATATACTGCCCGATGGCGATAATGGAGTATCCGTGGAATTCAGGATAAATGTTAAAGATAACCCCGCATTGCTTGATCTTGCCCAAAGCGGGCATGCTGAGGTGAATTTCGGGTGGGACAAGCTGGATTACGATGAATTCGGTTGCGTGTTTGGAATTTGTAAAACGCGCGTAACTTCAGCTTCGATTACTGTTGATGGTCAGGAATTATCAGACAGCTCTCATGGCGGAGATACATCTCACCTGGAGAAAACAGTCAGGATTAAGAAGGATACAGTTATAGAGATCTCCGTATGGATAGAAGGCAGCGGAGCCGGGGTATACGGCATGTTTATCAAGTTTCAGGACAAAGAACGTCCTGTAATGACCGGCTATACCTTCACGGGTGACGGGGCGGAAAGACTGAACAAAAAGAATCAGCAAGAGCTGTATGTCAAGAAAAACGAAAACATCACTTTGGCATATAATTTCAGCGAGCCGGTAAAACCAACGCAGTTGATTCCGTCTTACAGTGAGCACTTTTTAAAGCATCCGTTGTTTGTCAATCCTGATGGAACCGGCTTGCCGGCTGCAGGAGAGCAGCAGTATTTAATCAATCAAACCTATAATTCCAATAACTTGAACGAACTTCACAACAGTGTTGTATTTAAGTACACGGGATCCAAGTATCACAACAGCGGGAATAATCCGCTTGAACCGAAGATTACCGGCAGTCTCTCCAATGTGGACCCAATCGATGAACCCCTGGAACAAAAATTTAAGGAAGCCGTATTTGCCGACGCCGCCGGCAATGTAGCCACCATTCAATTCCCGGGTGAAGCGAACAGTGCAAGCAACGACTACCTTGATGGAAAAACAATTAACCCCTTCGATTATGAGAAAGGAGGCTACCGGGTAATCGTCGATGCTGTGCCCCCTAAGTATACTAAGGTGGGCAACGGGATTCAGCCGGAAATTTTAACCGGGGTCACCTTGAACAACAACGATTCTATCGACTTTACGGTACAGTTCACGGAAGAAGCGATTGTGAAAACAGGTTGGGATGTGGAAAAGACGTTCCTTCTCCTGAATAACGGAATGAAAGCTTACTACGTCCCGGACGACACCGGAAAGACTGGATCCGGAACGGATAAATGGCGGTTCCATCTCGACATTCCCGATGGGGTGGACATTGAGGCTCCGCTGCTGAAGGTGATCGCCTTGTCTCACGACAACGTAAACGGCGCAGACAAAAATGTTCTGCAGGATTACGCGGGCAATATGCTGGTCCAGCCGGCTAACTACGACGGCGTTTTTGTCGATCCGGACGGCGGCGAGACGGCTAACGTCAATTCCAAAATCGACTGGGCTCAGCTGTCGATCGACAATACGAAGCCGGTGATCAGCTACCATTTTGAATCCGGCGGGGCGAGCGATACGGAATATAAGAAGAACGGCAAAATCACGATCGACGCCAACGATCCGCAATTGATCGTTCCAGATCTTGATCCGGAGGACCCGAAAGCGACAAGGCCGAGCAAGGGCATTTACCGCCCCTCCAATATGACCGGAACGGGATCGCCGGCAGTCGGGCTCGTTTATTACTGGTGGAGCAATAAACCGGATGATCCGTTCGCGACGAAGAGCGGCGATCATTTTGCAGCGGTAAAAAGATATTCTTTGGCGGCCAAGCAGCCTAGAGACGATCTGTACCCCGGAGAATTCACGAATTTCAATTTCAGCACGGCCAATAACAAGACAAACCTGATTCCTCTGCCGGCCGAAGCGCTTACGAGCGATGGCAGCGGAGAGTGGTACCTTCATACATGGACGGCCGATATGACCTGGGATTCGGCCAGAGAGCTGATGCAGTATGCGAAAATGAAAAACTACATCAATGAACATCCGGCCGAATATAAGGGGTGGAAAGATGAGGCTTCCGGCTCCGAGGCGGATAAGGAATTTTATGCGAACAATAAAGCGCTGGCGGCGGTGGGCGACTATTCGAAACTCGTCATATGGCCCCTGACCGACTTCAAGAAAGACGATTCGAACTGGACGTACAACGTGGCAAAGATCAAGGTGGATAACAAGGCGCCGGACATCACGCTCAAGGGGGTTATCGGCAGCGATACCGCCGTCGTTCAGGTTCCGGTAAGCATTAAGGACGAGCATAGCGGCCTTGAGACCGCCATGTACAAGTGGGTGAAGGATAAAAGCGATCCCGACCAAGTTTCATGGAACGAGCTGCAGCTTTCAGGAGAAAGCGTTACGTTATCGACCGAGAATGAAATTGTCGAGGACGGCAGCTATTGGTTGTACGTCAAGGCGACGGATAAATTGGGCAATGAACAAACCGTCAAAAGCTCCAGCGCGGTCGTGGTTAACTCCGCCAATATGATCCAAGGCAAATTTGAGCCGGAACCTGAGGTAAATAAATATGTCAAGAGCTACGATATCTCTTTTAAGCTCAGAGATCGCTCCGGGCAAAATTTCGCTTCCGTCAGCTCTTCGACTTATTCGTCAACCGTAACGGGATTGACGTATTCGCCGACCGTGACGAAATCGACTTATTCGGCTACCGTGACGCAGTCCGCTTATCAAGCATCGGCTTTCGCGTTGTTAGCGAACCAGATCAACGTGTCTTATACGTTCAGTAACAGCATCATTCGTCCGGATGAGTCCGCGTTCAAACCTTTTACTTCTTATAACGAAAGCGGCGGAGAACGCACCTATACCGTTCCGGCGGACCCGACGTTAAGCGGCGAACAATTCATCCATATTTTGGTGAAGACGATCTCG
The window above is part of the Paenibacillus hamazuiensis genome. Proteins encoded here:
- a CDS encoding response regulator, with product MIRVLLIDDEESALDILEILLREIGGVTVAGRFTNPLQALDSLEELQVDAVFLDIQMPGILGVEAARRIKANKPQTQIVFTTAYSEYAVEAFEIRSEDYLLKPFTKERLRNTVSRLVKVAPGDVSEKNGTYVRFLGGFEIQTANGLLPWKTNKEKELCAFLLHHGGSRIDAATIIESIWPESELSKARTYLYTCISYLRKTFQMSGVQAVVDKIGRGYVIEMNAIESDVTEFSAIMEKAAAGGNPDERLYEKLNALHRGEYLEGCDFGWALWKREELKAKYIETLRTMHKHFMRNGNVPQATDSLQRILALSPDSEKDGRELIRLYASTDQRNEALKVFRQLDHAVRVNLGVELEEETVRLYKDISLTG
- a CDS encoding ATP-binding protein produces the protein MRKKLAAAAVTLIILAATYGFLFQTILSHERKAPVAAGGLLDLSGWSFGEDGVVPLDGEWEFYPGQLVDHNQVQSASGGRGALPSSLINVPGSWASQMDTLGMATYRLQIRIDDASRIYGIKTLSIQMSNRIIVNGVVVGSSGTPAGKQLYEASNKPYVSYFTLQPGWNELVVQVANYNFQASSGIMNSIFFGDSSHISGLRDNAIAHDLVSICCFLIMGLYFIGLYSQRKRDYSLLAFGLLCVFIAMFLSTRGERLLLFLFNSIPYWLYIRIQIVSVYAGGMALLLYVYTAFRAFCSKRFIYAGIVWGLIMIVCGLEFAETAYKQTLLMVTTAYGTYPFLYAMYVFVLAAFHRAEGSLYLVAAAVALNHYVMVQNLNIYSNLPLHSVVPFEVFLFLLMLALMMSLRFSNAFKKIEQLSVQLLNADKLKDDFLSRTSHEFKTPLAGVITISQSMIEDRRHPLPKEQQEKMELVVSISKKLSQLVLDILDLSKLKQGDMTVRPVPVDVRSTVDIVLRIFSFMTMGKNVRLINNVPVNLPKIWADENRFRQILNNLIDNAVKYTEYGTIEVSARAAGARIEIAVKDTGKGIARHDLERIFEPFQTFEDSAGQSFGLGLSIVKQLVELQNGTITVSSAEGEGTVFTFSLPSSGEEGGAGTNTPVYDEEKQDPDYSFDTPFYAENGGKHTILIADDHFSNLKILIDELKPLGCNVIAVKNGFEAVEQINRPNAVDLVILDLMMPGMTGYEVCQEIRKNYSLLEMPVLMLTTAVQPQDKLAAFEAGANDFLPKPFDTMELKARIKGLLLMKDSLEKAIELEVAFLQSQIKPHFLYNVLNTIVALSYTDEEKSRKLTTDLADYLRGSFRFSNVQKRTTFAQELNLIRSYVEIERARFKDRLRIEYDIADAMHGVMIPPLLLQPLVENAIRHGIRGRTEGGTVKITAAPAVGCYIFQIEDDGVGIEPERLEQLLGRKTGGPQGVGLKNIMKRLKYEYNSELKLESTPGGGTVVTVSIPAEAERARLMQTV